The following coding sequences are from one Scomber japonicus isolate fScoJap1 chromosome 3, fScoJap1.pri, whole genome shotgun sequence window:
- the LOC128355814 gene encoding transmembrane protein 233: MALGVLNPQVKSSLSGSAFLDHSSVEEQEAPPPLRSYLCLTIFTCFCPAQPVNILALVFSIMSRISYDRGDYDDSRRLGRNALYVAVASIIIGLVIIATTCIVHFTTF, translated from the exons ATGGCTCTGGGAGTGCTAAATCCACAAGTGAAAAGTTCCCTGAGTGGGAGTGCATTTTTAGACCACAGTTCTGTGGAAGAACAGGAAGCTCCACCTCCACTCCGCAGCTACCTTTGTTTGACCATATTCACCTGCTTTTGTCCCGCACAGCCTGTCAACATTTTGGCCCTGGTCTTCTCTATCATG TCTAGGATCAGCTATGATCGTGGTGACTACGATGACTCTCGGAGGCTGGGCAGGAATGCCCTGTATGTTGCTGTTGCCTCCATCATCATCGGCCTTGTCATCATCGCCACCACCTGCATTGTGCATTTTACCACC TTTTAG